The Drosophila gunungcola strain Sukarami chromosome 3L unlocalized genomic scaffold, Dgunungcola_SK_2 000003F, whole genome shotgun sequence genome contains a region encoding:
- the LOC128258918 gene encoding WD repeat domain phosphoinositide-interacting protein 2 isoform X2 — protein MMSLLGRPDVDAGEVFVNFNQNITSLAVATSGGYSLYSLGSVDSTLDKIYHTKSDELFLIERLFESSLVAIVSQRAPRKLKVCHFKKQSEICNYSYANTILAVKLNRERLIVCLEESLYIHNIQDMKVVHTIRDTPCNPQGLCALSSSSEHCYLAYPGSVTAGEVQIFDAINLHAKTMIPAHDTPLAALAFSPSGTEIATASERGTVIRVFSSQDGSRLFELRRGLKRCVSIVSLSFSTCAEYLVSSSNTETVHIFRLDRSATETAEGHGGKQSSDDWMGFLSKTVTSYLPTQVTDVFSQGRAFASVSLPEAGVRRMCAITTIQKQLRLLIASQDGYLYVYSIPTVEGAECQLIKRHDLRLEDHYAMDIKVDSPQTLGLNSGVSIGGAAGVPPGGTGGAGAGGSGGDGKSAAPVVGGGGDKAGGSYASAVKGDEPAGPSSA, from the exons ATGATGAGCCTGCTCGGGCGCCCGGACGTGGATGCGGGCGAAGTGTTCGTTAATTTCAACCAGAACATAAC TTCGCTGGCCGTGGCCACTAGTGGCGGGTACAGCCTGTACAGCCTCGGTTCCGTGGACTCGACGCTGGACAAGATCTACCACACGAAGAGCGACGAGTTGTTCCTCATCGAGCGCCTGTTCGAGAGTTCTCTGGTGGCCATAGTTTCCCAGCGAGCTCCTCGCAAGCTTAAGGTGTGCCACTTCAAGAAACAGAGCGAGATCTGCAACTACTCCTATGCGAACACAATTCTGGCAGTGAAGCTCAATCGCGAGCGGCTGATCGTCTGCCTGGAGGAGTCGCTGTACATCCACAACATCCAGGACATGAAGGTGGTGCACACCATCCGCGACACGCCTTGCAATCCACAGGGCTTGTGCGCCCTCTCCTCGTCCTCAGAGCACTGCTACCTGGCCTATCCGGGCAGCGTGACCGCCGGCGAAGTTCAGATCTTTGATGCCATTAACTTGCACGCCAAGACCATGATTCCCGCCCACGACACACCGCTGGCGGCTTTGGCCTTCAGTCCCTCGGGCACGGAGATCGCTACGGCGAGCGAGCGTGGTACGGTGATCCGGGTCTTCAGTTCCCAGGATGGTAGCCGGCTTTTTGAACTGCGACGGGGACTCAAGCGCTGTGTGTCCATCGTTTCGCTGTCGTTCAGCACGTGCGCCGAGTATCTGGTGTCCAGCTCCAACACGGAGACGGTGCACATCTTCCGGCTGGATCGTAGTGCCACAGAGACGGCCGAGGGTCATGGTGGAAAGCAGTCGAGTGACGACTGGATGGG ATTCTTGAGCAAAACGGTCACCAGCTACCTGCCCACGCAGGTGACCGACGTGTTTAGCCAGGGCCGGGCCTTCGCCTCGGTCTCTTTGCCGGAGGCAGGAGTACGAAGGATGTGCGCCATTACCACGATACAGAAGCAGCTAAG aCTGCTGATTGCCTCGCAGGATGGGTACCTTTACGTGTACTCCATTCCCACCGTCGAGGGTGCAGAGTGCCAGCTGATAAAGAGGCACGACCTGCGGCTGGAGGACCACTACGCCATGGATATCAAAG TTGATTCACCTCAAACTCTAGGCCTGAACAGTGGCGTGAGCATCGGCGGAGCAGCCGGCGTTCCGCCCGGTGGTACAGGCGGTGCTGGCGCCGGCGGGAGTGGTGGTGATGGCAAGTCGGCGGCTCCTGTTGTCGGTGGCGGTGGCGACAAAGCGGGCGGCTCATATGCGTCGGCCGTGAAGGGGGACGAGCCCGCCGGACCCTCCTCCGCTTAG
- the LOC128258917 gene encoding steroid hormone receptor ERR2 isoform X1, with protein sequence MSALCVVICSTVSWKVLHAQYHYRTLSTLFGFLSSVLFRTFPRPPMKFYALEGQGSNMSDGVSILHIKQEVDTSSAGGSASCFSPSSKSTATQGGTNGMKSSPSVSPERQLCSSTTSLSCDLHNVSLSNDGDSLKGGGAGSGTSGGGGGGGTSGGNASNASAGTGSGSVRDELRRLCLVCGDVASGFHYGVASCEACKAFFKRTIQGNIEYTCPANNECEINKRRRKACQACRFQKCLLMGMLKEGVRLDRVRGGRQKYRRNPVSNSYQTMQLLYQSNTTSLCDVKILEVLNSYEPDALSVQTPPPQVHTTTIANDEASSSSGSIKLESSVGVTPNGTCIFQNNNNNDPNEILSVLSDIYDKELVSVIGWAKQIPGFIELPLNDQMKLLQVSWAEILTLQLTFRSLPFNGKLCFATDVWMDELLAKECGYTEFYYHCVQIAQRMERISPRREVYYLLKALLLANCDILLDDQSSLRAFRDTILNSLNDVVYLLRHSSAVSHQQQLLLLLPSLRQADDILRKFWRGIARDEVITMKKLFLEMLEPLAR encoded by the exons ATGTCAGCACTGTGCGTCGTGATTTGTAGTACCGTTAGCTGGAAGGTACTCCACGCACAGTACCATTATCGCACTCTCAGTACGCTGTTCGGTTTTTTAAGTTCAGTTCTGTTCCGTACTTTTCCACGACCACCGATGAAGTTCTACGCCTTAGAAGG CCAAGGCTCGAATATGTCCGACGGCGTCAGTATTTTGCACATAAAGCAGGAGGTGGACACTTCATCAGCGGGCGGCAGTGCCTCCTGCTTCAGTCCCAGTTCCAAGTCGACGGCCACACAGGGTGGCACCAACGGCATGAAGTCCTCACCCTCGGTTTCACCCGAGAGACAGCTCTGCAGCTCGACGACCTCCCTATCCTGCGATCTGCACAACGTATCCCTCAGCAACGATGGCGATAGTCTTAAGGGCGGTGGAGCAGGCAGCGGCACCagtggcggaggaggaggtggcggTACCAGTGGAGGAAATGCCAGCAATGCGAGTGCCGGAACAGGATCCGGATCCGTGAGGGATGAGCTCCGCCGGTTGTGTCTGGTTTGCGGGGATGTGGCCAGTGGATTTCACTACGGCGTCGCCAGCTGCGAGGCCTGCAAAGCATTCTTCAAACGCACCATCCAGGGCAACATCGAGTACACCTGCCCGGCAAACAACGAGTGCGAGATTAACAAGCGGAGACGCAAGGCCTGTCAGGCGTGTCGCTTCCAAAAGTGCCTGCTAATGGGCATGCTCAAG GAGGGCGTGCGTTTGGATCGAGTGCGTGGTGGGCGGCAAAAGTACCGTCGCAATCCGGTCTCCAACTCGTACCAAACCATGCAGCTACTTTATCAATCCAATACCACATCGCTGTGCGATGTGAAAATTCTGGAGGTGCTCAACTCTTACGAACCAGATGCTCTGAGCGTACAAACGCCGCCACCGCAAGTACACACAACTACAATTGCGAATGATGaggcctcctcctcctcgggcAGCATTAAACTAGAGTCCAGCGTCGGAGTCACGCCCAATGGCACTTGCATTTTCcagaacaacaataacaatgacCCCAATGAGATACTAAGCGTGTTGAGCGATATTTACGATAAGGAGCTGGTCAGCGTGATTGGCTGGGCCAAACAAATACCCGGCTTTATAGAGCTTCCCCTTAACGACCAGATGAAGCTGCTCCAGGTGTCTTGGGCGGAGATCCTAACCCTCCAGCTGACCTTCCGCTCCCTGCCGTTCAATGGCAAACTGTGTTTCGCCACCGATGTCTGGATGGATGAGCTCTTGGCCAAGGAGTGCGGTTACACGGAGTTCTACTACCACTGCGTGCAGATTGCGCAACGCATGGAGAGGATTTCGCCACGAAGGGAGGTGTACTACTTGCTAAAGGCGCTGTTGCTGGCCAACTGCGACATCCTGCTGGATGATCAGAGTTCGCTGCGCGCCTTTCGCGATACGATTCTCAATTCCCTTAACGACGTTGTCTACTTGCTGCGCCATTCTTCGGCAGTTTCGCACCAGCAACagttgctcctgctgctgccttCGCTGCGGCAGGCGGACGACATCCTGCGGAAATTCTGGCGAGGAATCGCACGCGATGAGGTTATCACCATGAAGAAACTATTTCTCGAGATGCTCGAGCCGCTGGCCAggtga
- the LOC128258917 gene encoding steroid hormone receptor ERR2 isoform X2, with protein MSDGVSILHIKQEVDTSSAGGSASCFSPSSKSTATQGGTNGMKSSPSVSPERQLCSSTTSLSCDLHNVSLSNDGDSLKGGGAGSGTSGGGGGGGTSGGNASNASAGTGSGSVRDELRRLCLVCGDVASGFHYGVASCEACKAFFKRTIQGNIEYTCPANNECEINKRRRKACQACRFQKCLLMGMLKEGVRLDRVRGGRQKYRRNPVSNSYQTMQLLYQSNTTSLCDVKILEVLNSYEPDALSVQTPPPQVHTTTIANDEASSSSGSIKLESSVGVTPNGTCIFQNNNNNDPNEILSVLSDIYDKELVSVIGWAKQIPGFIELPLNDQMKLLQVSWAEILTLQLTFRSLPFNGKLCFATDVWMDELLAKECGYTEFYYHCVQIAQRMERISPRREVYYLLKALLLANCDILLDDQSSLRAFRDTILNSLNDVVYLLRHSSAVSHQQQLLLLLPSLRQADDILRKFWRGIARDEVITMKKLFLEMLEPLAR; from the exons ATGTCCGACGGCGTCAGTATTTTGCACATAAAGCAGGAGGTGGACACTTCATCAGCGGGCGGCAGTGCCTCCTGCTTCAGTCCCAGTTCCAAGTCGACGGCCACACAGGGTGGCACCAACGGCATGAAGTCCTCACCCTCGGTTTCACCCGAGAGACAGCTCTGCAGCTCGACGACCTCCCTATCCTGCGATCTGCACAACGTATCCCTCAGCAACGATGGCGATAGTCTTAAGGGCGGTGGAGCAGGCAGCGGCACCagtggcggaggaggaggtggcggTACCAGTGGAGGAAATGCCAGCAATGCGAGTGCCGGAACAGGATCCGGATCCGTGAGGGATGAGCTCCGCCGGTTGTGTCTGGTTTGCGGGGATGTGGCCAGTGGATTTCACTACGGCGTCGCCAGCTGCGAGGCCTGCAAAGCATTCTTCAAACGCACCATCCAGGGCAACATCGAGTACACCTGCCCGGCAAACAACGAGTGCGAGATTAACAAGCGGAGACGCAAGGCCTGTCAGGCGTGTCGCTTCCAAAAGTGCCTGCTAATGGGCATGCTCAAG GAGGGCGTGCGTTTGGATCGAGTGCGTGGTGGGCGGCAAAAGTACCGTCGCAATCCGGTCTCCAACTCGTACCAAACCATGCAGCTACTTTATCAATCCAATACCACATCGCTGTGCGATGTGAAAATTCTGGAGGTGCTCAACTCTTACGAACCAGATGCTCTGAGCGTACAAACGCCGCCACCGCAAGTACACACAACTACAATTGCGAATGATGaggcctcctcctcctcgggcAGCATTAAACTAGAGTCCAGCGTCGGAGTCACGCCCAATGGCACTTGCATTTTCcagaacaacaataacaatgacCCCAATGAGATACTAAGCGTGTTGAGCGATATTTACGATAAGGAGCTGGTCAGCGTGATTGGCTGGGCCAAACAAATACCCGGCTTTATAGAGCTTCCCCTTAACGACCAGATGAAGCTGCTCCAGGTGTCTTGGGCGGAGATCCTAACCCTCCAGCTGACCTTCCGCTCCCTGCCGTTCAATGGCAAACTGTGTTTCGCCACCGATGTCTGGATGGATGAGCTCTTGGCCAAGGAGTGCGGTTACACGGAGTTCTACTACCACTGCGTGCAGATTGCGCAACGCATGGAGAGGATTTCGCCACGAAGGGAGGTGTACTACTTGCTAAAGGCGCTGTTGCTGGCCAACTGCGACATCCTGCTGGATGATCAGAGTTCGCTGCGCGCCTTTCGCGATACGATTCTCAATTCCCTTAACGACGTTGTCTACTTGCTGCGCCATTCTTCGGCAGTTTCGCACCAGCAACagttgctcctgctgctgccttCGCTGCGGCAGGCGGACGACATCCTGCGGAAATTCTGGCGAGGAATCGCACGCGATGAGGTTATCACCATGAAGAAACTATTTCTCGAGATGCTCGAGCCGCTGGCCAggtga
- the LOC128258918 gene encoding WD repeat domain phosphoinositide-interacting protein 2 isoform X1 — MMSLLGRPDVDAGEVFVNFNQNITSLAVATSGGYSLYSLGSVDSTLDKIYHTKSDELFLIERLFESSLVAIVSQRAPRKLKVCHFKKQSEICNYSYANTILAVKLNRERLIVCLEESLYIHNIQDMKVVHTIRDTPCNPQGLCALSSSSEHCYLAYPGSVTAGEVQIFDAINLHAKTMIPAHDTPLAALAFSPSGTEIATASERGTVIRVFSSQDGSRLFELRRGLKRCVSIVSLSFSTCAEYLVSSSNTETVHIFRLDRSATETAEGHGGKQSSDDWMGYSFFRFLSKTVTSYLPTQVTDVFSQGRAFASVSLPEAGVRRMCAITTIQKQLRLLIASQDGYLYVYSIPTVEGAECQLIKRHDLRLEDHYAMDIKVDSPQTLGLNSGVSIGGAAGVPPGGTGGAGAGGSGGDGKSAAPVVGGGGDKAGGSYASAVKGDEPAGPSSA; from the exons ATGATGAGCCTGCTCGGGCGCCCGGACGTGGATGCGGGCGAAGTGTTCGTTAATTTCAACCAGAACATAAC TTCGCTGGCCGTGGCCACTAGTGGCGGGTACAGCCTGTACAGCCTCGGTTCCGTGGACTCGACGCTGGACAAGATCTACCACACGAAGAGCGACGAGTTGTTCCTCATCGAGCGCCTGTTCGAGAGTTCTCTGGTGGCCATAGTTTCCCAGCGAGCTCCTCGCAAGCTTAAGGTGTGCCACTTCAAGAAACAGAGCGAGATCTGCAACTACTCCTATGCGAACACAATTCTGGCAGTGAAGCTCAATCGCGAGCGGCTGATCGTCTGCCTGGAGGAGTCGCTGTACATCCACAACATCCAGGACATGAAGGTGGTGCACACCATCCGCGACACGCCTTGCAATCCACAGGGCTTGTGCGCCCTCTCCTCGTCCTCAGAGCACTGCTACCTGGCCTATCCGGGCAGCGTGACCGCCGGCGAAGTTCAGATCTTTGATGCCATTAACTTGCACGCCAAGACCATGATTCCCGCCCACGACACACCGCTGGCGGCTTTGGCCTTCAGTCCCTCGGGCACGGAGATCGCTACGGCGAGCGAGCGTGGTACGGTGATCCGGGTCTTCAGTTCCCAGGATGGTAGCCGGCTTTTTGAACTGCGACGGGGACTCAAGCGCTGTGTGTCCATCGTTTCGCTGTCGTTCAGCACGTGCGCCGAGTATCTGGTGTCCAGCTCCAACACGGAGACGGTGCACATCTTCCGGCTGGATCGTAGTGCCACAGAGACGGCCGAGGGTCATGGTGGAAAGCAGTCGAGTGACGACTGGATGGG TTACTCGTTTTTTAGATTCTTGAGCAAAACGGTCACCAGCTACCTGCCCACGCAGGTGACCGACGTGTTTAGCCAGGGCCGGGCCTTCGCCTCGGTCTCTTTGCCGGAGGCAGGAGTACGAAGGATGTGCGCCATTACCACGATACAGAAGCAGCTAAG aCTGCTGATTGCCTCGCAGGATGGGTACCTTTACGTGTACTCCATTCCCACCGTCGAGGGTGCAGAGTGCCAGCTGATAAAGAGGCACGACCTGCGGCTGGAGGACCACTACGCCATGGATATCAAAG TTGATTCACCTCAAACTCTAGGCCTGAACAGTGGCGTGAGCATCGGCGGAGCAGCCGGCGTTCCGCCCGGTGGTACAGGCGGTGCTGGCGCCGGCGGGAGTGGTGGTGATGGCAAGTCGGCGGCTCCTGTTGTCGGTGGCGGTGGCGACAAAGCGGGCGGCTCATATGCGTCGGCCGTGAAGGGGGACGAGCCCGCCGGACCCTCCTCCGCTTAG
- the LOC128258918 gene encoding WD repeat domain phosphoinositide-interacting protein 2 isoform X4, translating into MMSLLGRPDVDAGEVFVNFNQNITSLAVATSGGYSLYSLGSVDSTLDKIYHTKSDELFLIERLFESSLVAIVSQRAPRKLKVCHFKKQSEICNYSYANTILAVKLNRERLIVCLEESLYIHNIQDMKVVHTIRDTPCNPQGLCALSSSSEHCYLAYPGSVTAGEVQIFDAINLHAKTMIPAHDTPLAALAFSPSGTEIATASERGTVIRVFSSQDGSRLFELRRGLKRCVSIVSLSFSTCAEYLVSSSNTETVHIFRLDRSATETAEGHGGKQSSDDWMGFLSKTVTSYLPTQVTDVFSQGRAFASVSLPEAGVRRMCAITTIQKQLRLLIASQDGYLYVYSIPTVEGAECQLIKRHDLRLEDHYAMDIKGLNSGVSIGGAAGVPPGGTGGAGAGGSGGDGKSAAPVVGGGGDKAGGSYASAVKGDEPAGPSSA; encoded by the exons ATGATGAGCCTGCTCGGGCGCCCGGACGTGGATGCGGGCGAAGTGTTCGTTAATTTCAACCAGAACATAAC TTCGCTGGCCGTGGCCACTAGTGGCGGGTACAGCCTGTACAGCCTCGGTTCCGTGGACTCGACGCTGGACAAGATCTACCACACGAAGAGCGACGAGTTGTTCCTCATCGAGCGCCTGTTCGAGAGTTCTCTGGTGGCCATAGTTTCCCAGCGAGCTCCTCGCAAGCTTAAGGTGTGCCACTTCAAGAAACAGAGCGAGATCTGCAACTACTCCTATGCGAACACAATTCTGGCAGTGAAGCTCAATCGCGAGCGGCTGATCGTCTGCCTGGAGGAGTCGCTGTACATCCACAACATCCAGGACATGAAGGTGGTGCACACCATCCGCGACACGCCTTGCAATCCACAGGGCTTGTGCGCCCTCTCCTCGTCCTCAGAGCACTGCTACCTGGCCTATCCGGGCAGCGTGACCGCCGGCGAAGTTCAGATCTTTGATGCCATTAACTTGCACGCCAAGACCATGATTCCCGCCCACGACACACCGCTGGCGGCTTTGGCCTTCAGTCCCTCGGGCACGGAGATCGCTACGGCGAGCGAGCGTGGTACGGTGATCCGGGTCTTCAGTTCCCAGGATGGTAGCCGGCTTTTTGAACTGCGACGGGGACTCAAGCGCTGTGTGTCCATCGTTTCGCTGTCGTTCAGCACGTGCGCCGAGTATCTGGTGTCCAGCTCCAACACGGAGACGGTGCACATCTTCCGGCTGGATCGTAGTGCCACAGAGACGGCCGAGGGTCATGGTGGAAAGCAGTCGAGTGACGACTGGATGGG ATTCTTGAGCAAAACGGTCACCAGCTACCTGCCCACGCAGGTGACCGACGTGTTTAGCCAGGGCCGGGCCTTCGCCTCGGTCTCTTTGCCGGAGGCAGGAGTACGAAGGATGTGCGCCATTACCACGATACAGAAGCAGCTAAG aCTGCTGATTGCCTCGCAGGATGGGTACCTTTACGTGTACTCCATTCCCACCGTCGAGGGTGCAGAGTGCCAGCTGATAAAGAGGCACGACCTGCGGCTGGAGGACCACTACGCCATGGATATCAAAG GCCTGAACAGTGGCGTGAGCATCGGCGGAGCAGCCGGCGTTCCGCCCGGTGGTACAGGCGGTGCTGGCGCCGGCGGGAGTGGTGGTGATGGCAAGTCGGCGGCTCCTGTTGTCGGTGGCGGTGGCGACAAAGCGGGCGGCTCATATGCGTCGGCCGTGAAGGGGGACGAGCCCGCCGGACCCTCCTCCGCTTAG
- the LOC128258920 gene encoding UDP-glucuronic acid decarboxylase 1: MTATKKRLKIVAAASLGLLLLVYLYRAISVSAGGMSSISISAGDEVQARWPPTESPLQRSLQMAYEEQSSLIREQKAELLRTREHLAQLEEQIRSLQTSTPSKYRKVKYLNYKNRKRILITGGAGFVGSHLVDDLMVQGHEVIVVDNFFTGRKRNVEHWLGHENFELIHHDIVNPLFIEIDEIYHLASPASPPHYMYNPVKTIKTNTMGTINVLGLAKRVMAKVLIASTSEVYGDPTVHPQPETYWGHVNPIGPRACYDEGKRVSETLSYAYAKQEKVQVRVARIFNTYGPRMHMNDGRVVSNFILQALRNETITVYGNGKQTRSFQYVSDLVDGMIALMGSNYTQPVNLGNPVEQTIGEFAEIIKQLVGGPSVIKQTKAMEDDPQRRKPDITRARQYLNWEPKVPLETGLQRTISYFRNELARSDRFQESSNKYFDTP, translated from the exons ATGACTGCCACCAAGAAGCGCCTCAAGATCGTGGCTGCCGCCTCGCTGGGCCTCCTGCTCCTGGTCTACCTGTACCGGGCAATCAGCGTTTCGGCGGGCGGAATGTCGTCCATTTCGATTTCCGCCGGCGATGAGGTACAGGCCCGCTGGCCGCCCACGGAGAGTCCGCTGCAGAGGAGCCTCCAAATGGCCTACGAGGAGCAGAGTTCCCTGATCCGGGAACAGAAAGCCGAACTGCTGCGTACCAGGGAACACCTGGCCCAGTTGGAGGAGCAGATCCGTAGTCTGCAGACGAGCACACCTAGCAAGTACCGGAAGGTCAAGTACCTCAACTACAAGAACCGCAAGCGCATCTTGATCACCGGAGGAGCTGGCTTCGTGGGCTCCCATTTGGTGGACGACCTGATGGTTCAGGGTCACGAAGTCATCGTGGTGGACAACTTCTTCACGGGACGCAAGCGCAATGTGGAGCACTGGCTGGGGCACGAAAACTTCGAGCTCATCCACCACGACATCGTGAACCCGCTGTTCATAGAGATCGACGAGATTTACCACCTGGCATCGCCAGCCTCGCCCCCGCACTACATGTACAATCCGGTTAAGACCATTAAGACCAACACCATGGGCACCATCAATGTGCTGG GACTGGCCAAGCGAGTGATGGCCAAAGTCCTGATAGCCAGCACCTCGGAGGTTTACGGCGATCCCACTGTGCACCCACAGCCGGAGACCTACTGGGGCCATGTGAATCCCATCGGACCAAGGGCCTGCTACGACGAAGGAAAGCGCGTATCCGAGACTCTGAGCTATGCGTATGCCAAGCAG gAAAAGGTGCAAGTGCGCGTGGCCCGCATCTTTAACACTTATGGACCCAGGATGCACATGAACGATGGACGCGTGGTATCCAACTTTATACTCCAGGCGCTTAGAAATGAAACCATCACGGTGTATGGGAATGGCAAGCAAACCCGCTCCTTTCAGTACGTTTCGGATCTGGTGGATGGAATGATAGCCCTGATGGGATCCAACTACACGCAGCCGGTGAATTTGGGCAATCCGGTGGAGCAGACTATCGGCGAGTTTGCCGAGATCATCAAGCAACTGGTCGGCGGACCCAGTGTGATAAAGCAAACGAAGGCCATGGAAGACGATCCGCAGCGCAGAAAACCGGACATCACTCGTGCCCGGCAGTATCTCAACTGGGAGCCGAAGGTTCCCCTCGAGACTGGACTGCAGCGGACCATCTCCTACTTTCGCAACGAACTAGCGCGCAGCGATCGTTTCCAGGAGAGCTCCAACAAGTACTTCGATACACCTTAG
- the LOC128258918 gene encoding WD repeat domain phosphoinositide-interacting protein 2 isoform X3, whose protein sequence is MMSLLGRPDVDAGEVFVNFNQNITSLAVATSGGYSLYSLGSVDSTLDKIYHTKSDELFLIERLFESSLVAIVSQRAPRKLKVCHFKKQSEICNYSYANTILAVKLNRERLIVCLEESLYIHNIQDMKVVHTIRDTPCNPQGLCALSSSSEHCYLAYPGSVTAGEVQIFDAINLHAKTMIPAHDTPLAALAFSPSGTEIATASERGTVIRVFSSQDGSRLFELRRGLKRCVSIVSLSFSTCAEYLVSSSNTETVHIFRLDRSATETAEGHGGKQSSDDWMGYSFFRFLSKTVTSYLPTQVTDVFSQGRAFASVSLPEAGVRRMCAITTIQKQLRLLIASQDGYLYVYSIPTVEGAECQLIKRHDLRLEDHYAMDIKGLNSGVSIGGAAGVPPGGTGGAGAGGSGGDGKSAAPVVGGGGDKAGGSYASAVKGDEPAGPSSA, encoded by the exons ATGATGAGCCTGCTCGGGCGCCCGGACGTGGATGCGGGCGAAGTGTTCGTTAATTTCAACCAGAACATAAC TTCGCTGGCCGTGGCCACTAGTGGCGGGTACAGCCTGTACAGCCTCGGTTCCGTGGACTCGACGCTGGACAAGATCTACCACACGAAGAGCGACGAGTTGTTCCTCATCGAGCGCCTGTTCGAGAGTTCTCTGGTGGCCATAGTTTCCCAGCGAGCTCCTCGCAAGCTTAAGGTGTGCCACTTCAAGAAACAGAGCGAGATCTGCAACTACTCCTATGCGAACACAATTCTGGCAGTGAAGCTCAATCGCGAGCGGCTGATCGTCTGCCTGGAGGAGTCGCTGTACATCCACAACATCCAGGACATGAAGGTGGTGCACACCATCCGCGACACGCCTTGCAATCCACAGGGCTTGTGCGCCCTCTCCTCGTCCTCAGAGCACTGCTACCTGGCCTATCCGGGCAGCGTGACCGCCGGCGAAGTTCAGATCTTTGATGCCATTAACTTGCACGCCAAGACCATGATTCCCGCCCACGACACACCGCTGGCGGCTTTGGCCTTCAGTCCCTCGGGCACGGAGATCGCTACGGCGAGCGAGCGTGGTACGGTGATCCGGGTCTTCAGTTCCCAGGATGGTAGCCGGCTTTTTGAACTGCGACGGGGACTCAAGCGCTGTGTGTCCATCGTTTCGCTGTCGTTCAGCACGTGCGCCGAGTATCTGGTGTCCAGCTCCAACACGGAGACGGTGCACATCTTCCGGCTGGATCGTAGTGCCACAGAGACGGCCGAGGGTCATGGTGGAAAGCAGTCGAGTGACGACTGGATGGG TTACTCGTTTTTTAGATTCTTGAGCAAAACGGTCACCAGCTACCTGCCCACGCAGGTGACCGACGTGTTTAGCCAGGGCCGGGCCTTCGCCTCGGTCTCTTTGCCGGAGGCAGGAGTACGAAGGATGTGCGCCATTACCACGATACAGAAGCAGCTAAG aCTGCTGATTGCCTCGCAGGATGGGTACCTTTACGTGTACTCCATTCCCACCGTCGAGGGTGCAGAGTGCCAGCTGATAAAGAGGCACGACCTGCGGCTGGAGGACCACTACGCCATGGATATCAAAG GCCTGAACAGTGGCGTGAGCATCGGCGGAGCAGCCGGCGTTCCGCCCGGTGGTACAGGCGGTGCTGGCGCCGGCGGGAGTGGTGGTGATGGCAAGTCGGCGGCTCCTGTTGTCGGTGGCGGTGGCGACAAAGCGGGCGGCTCATATGCGTCGGCCGTGAAGGGGGACGAGCCCGCCGGACCCTCCTCCGCTTAG